In Streptococcus respiraculi, one DNA window encodes the following:
- a CDS encoding isopeptide-forming domain-containing fimbrial protein — translation MKNVIKKVLILLLGLSLLIPMGFFRFASVSAQNTSSSLKVEKIDNATITSDGCQRKIEKTEKVKWSLPRQPIDLVILQDTSGSFKDTIGEVQKALKELTTPVTLDKYDPKNPRLIFTNDKDTTDRVMVNTFQGIDTEYQYDDWDGNSFVESNFKNFYREVPNTDPKYIYQLRKSELLNDPSKINQAIDAFVTSGGTPTVPAIEDTIAEYNKIKGDMKNNRKTVFLLVTDGVANGVRKDGKVVFDRSLYRSYALQSYFKAQGVEESNMYIPEAGQNYLARAKELVEAGNTLKTLVAGQANNPKDDGAVVVGFWENVPSFTKGGGYGTTYLNGFADTGVNTGDNRTVQEVFHEALQKVATNDTYYVNEQKSATAFAGKILKAVGQALVKENVEGEFQVTDGYTVDAVRINGKTVVEDVKDPDKQIQGLVKQEGNKVTISVPDSVFNPGDNKFDYDLSRSTKADVVDEEDEVDPPADYQPKKEMVEVPQLTGKFKVGEYETAELGSKTPQKVEVQELAYCYPTVTKAIKDDNPKNDLGTIEDPLKLSKKPSYSALLDAASENFTYTVNYSYNNVPYEFKDNVMLVDPLDYRLEVVNAVASDLTGQKYETRIVEKTDADGHKQTVVVADVPAKEKSYEHLLLKKATMTITVRLKEEYQNKKNKDYLKLLQDSQGFGLVNQASILWNGSKDPDEKDHLKATPDGRDTVRRSNAVYVKPPVETEITKVVNNKEHEDLGTPGEEFTYTVKSPWPGIAESFELKDKVVDELEIVPDSASVTIAGKAYEKQGLVAKVEGQTVSVKLDNKSINTITRLVTRKSSELPEVTLTFKAKIKDNADISKYNENGVIKVPNTANVILNGHNPITSNKVTVTPPKPTEPSVSKRINDTLTEFTTFDTVPYTYTVTTSIPNDMEQYKKFVIKDTLDSKLEFNGTPTIKGDAADLFDVATNGQTVTATVKAGKFAEVAKLSLVELEIPAKIKSGVSGTTIENKAHLDVTNKQGVEKEYESNPATVTPPPVTKRINEKETHLDIANETDYNYNIKTVLPTDITSYKKFVISDTLNGELKVVNTDNKKPFIKGDAAKFFDVKVEGQTITATMKDFKDAAALAAKEVELVIPSQIKAGVVTAKIPNTAMIQFTNKVDASGEKETPPVTVTPPTDPTLDKKIEDKWTEATVGIQEAYTYSITSKLPNDIEQYKSYAITDTLDSRLEFTSTAPSIEGDAAKFFDVKVEGQTVTATMKDMAKAGKLGNQSVKLVIPAKIKSGTAIEGIPNTARLSYINKQDQAGEKESQPVTVTPPPIGKKVNDKNHADLGSLSEQFTYTIDTKVPSLANQFEITDTLVKELNFAGDVVVKVGGKEIKDAMVQKDGQTLTVSFNKDQVEAYANQAVQVIFGAKIANGVSVEELVKRYPNEPKDKALVPNTASYLINHDPKTKQDTEPVTITPPSPNSPDIVKKVNGENAATLAKRDETFTYTIETSMPLNATAFTVTDQLEEVLEFVGENGDVRVTLDGKETDATISVKGQNLQVDFPEKTVKENSGKPIVVTFKAKIKQGANLSAYVVEGKTSIPNTAKYTIDHNPNTSESSNEVPVTPPTPEQPTIKKDVNGEDSATLATRDEVFTYHVKTSVPLDATEFSVKDTLVDVLEFVGETAQVTLNGQALETSQISIDGQTITAKLTTEQVKASGGQEVVLSFQAKIKNGANLSDYTTEQGTSVPNTASYIAQFPHQPEVVKNSNEVPVTPPAPEQPTIKKDVNGEASATLASRDEVFTYHVKTSVPLDATEFSVKDTLVDVLEFAGESAQVTLNGQALDASQITVAGQTITAKLTADQVKASGGQEVVLSFQAKIKDGANLSDYTTEKGTSVPNTASYIAQFPHQPEVVKNSNEVPVTPPAPEDPAIEKDVNGELSATLASRDEVFTYHVKTSVPLDATEFSVKDTLVDVLEFAGESAQASLTLNGQALDVSQISINGQTITAKLTTEQVKASGGQEVVLSFQAKIKDGANLSDYTTEQGTSVPNTASYIANFPHQPEVVKNSNEVPVTPPAPEEPTIKKDVNGEASATLASRDEVFTYHVKTSVPLDATEFSVKDTLVDVLEVVGDSAQVTLNGQALDVSQISINGQTITAKLTTEQVKASGGQEVVLSFQAKIKDGANLTDYTTEEKTSVPNTASYTAHFPHRPKVVKDSNEVPVIPPTPTEPEIDKKINETLEHLDIDREQTYMYNVTAAIPSDIKFYKEFIVSDELDAALELVGTPVAYVDGYDASDVLDVHTEGNKVTVSVKDFKRLEGFKKIQVYILSKIKADADLTSYAEMKVPNIAHLDFVNSNGIDGKKQTKPVTVTPPPSSETPPPPTPGDPYKTVSRVEGAEQTSRLALGQATDLFRFDIVTTVPEDKADQKTELTSLMITDTLDSLLKVDAVALKIDQPKFTQIKQSVQEQLDEVNKKLDQLNGQANNVGTVDAAREAKEKVQDLTKQLEVAKANLDKWLEAKAAQTANADKKEQATDASETKDEKVEDAVSEPSTAKAVEDKADAESEDKEPEEKPTSPAASQPAEEPISKPKQEEDTEEAKLKAEIASLEEALKAAQAELEKVEAEGDNRTVTSAADKVNLQKEAEKLTAKLAKIDKAIALLTNVNEKGELDKERLSKIAKVTVDGQYVEVDIENVDILEVLRGSNVRLIIYSSIKDPSSLSDLVYANGIDNTADVIFNHDPKTKKRTNVVKVVPPKPSTPTPKQPLPKGSMPSTSTPSNPVPSAPSSQKILPRTNSTDTHRLEIILLAVVDLFIVVLLLRKKKYN, via the coding sequence ATGAAAAATGTAATAAAAAAGGTGTTAATCCTACTATTAGGACTTTCCTTATTAATACCTATGGGATTTTTCCGATTTGCATCGGTCAGTGCGCAGAATACATCCTCTTCTCTGAAAGTAGAGAAAATTGACAATGCGACGATTACGTCTGACGGCTGTCAGCGGAAAATTGAGAAAACAGAAAAAGTCAAATGGAGTTTGCCACGTCAGCCAATTGATTTGGTTATTTTACAGGATACCAGTGGTTCTTTCAAAGATACAATTGGTGAAGTCCAAAAAGCTTTGAAAGAACTAACGACGCCAGTAACACTCGATAAGTATGATCCTAAAAATCCACGGTTGATTTTTACAAATGATAAGGATACAACAGACCGAGTAATGGTCAATACCTTCCAAGGGATTGATACAGAATATCAGTATGATGATTGGGATGGGAATTCTTTTGTAGAGAGTAATTTTAAAAATTTTTATAGAGAGGTTCCTAATACAGACCCTAAATATATATACCAGCTAAGGAAGTCAGAGTTATTAAATGATCCATCAAAAATTAACCAAGCAATTGATGCATTCGTAACAAGTGGTGGAACACCAACGGTGCCTGCCATTGAAGACACCATCGCAGAATACAACAAAATCAAAGGTGACATGAAGAACAATCGGAAGACGGTTTTCTTACTGGTCACAGATGGTGTAGCCAATGGGGTTCGTAAAGATGGAAAAGTTGTTTTTGACAGAAGTTTATACCGAAGTTATGCTTTACAATCTTATTTCAAAGCTCAAGGGGTAGAGGAATCTAATATGTATATCCCAGAAGCGGGTCAGAACTATCTGGCTCGTGCCAAGGAATTGGTAGAGGCTGGTAATACATTAAAGACGTTAGTTGCAGGACAAGCTAATAATCCTAAAGATGACGGTGCTGTTGTTGTAGGATTTTGGGAGAATGTTCCGTCATTTACGAAAGGTGGAGGATACGGAACAACTTACTTGAACGGATTTGCAGATACAGGAGTAAATACAGGTGATAATCGCACGGTTCAAGAAGTCTTCCATGAAGCCTTACAAAAAGTTGCGACTAATGATACCTACTATGTCAACGAACAAAAATCTGCCACAGCCTTTGCGGGAAAAATCCTAAAAGCAGTTGGTCAAGCCTTGGTCAAAGAAAATGTTGAAGGAGAATTTCAGGTTACAGACGGTTACACGGTTGATGCTGTTCGTATCAATGGAAAAACGGTCGTAGAAGACGTGAAGGATCCTGATAAACAAATTCAAGGCTTAGTCAAACAAGAAGGAAACAAAGTAACCATTTCTGTACCAGATAGCGTCTTCAATCCGGGAGACAATAAGTTTGACTACGATTTGAGTCGTTCTACAAAAGCTGATGTTGTAGATGAAGAGGATGAGGTAGATCCTCCTGCTGATTACCAGCCGAAAAAAGAAATGGTAGAGGTTCCGCAGTTAACCGGTAAATTTAAAGTTGGCGAATATGAAACAGCAGAACTTGGAAGTAAGACTCCACAAAAAGTCGAAGTACAAGAGCTCGCTTACTGCTATCCAACTGTTACCAAAGCGATTAAGGATGACAATCCAAAGAACGATTTAGGAACGATTGAAGATCCTTTGAAGTTGAGTAAGAAACCATCTTACAGCGCTTTACTAGATGCAGCAAGTGAAAACTTTACCTATACTGTGAACTATAGTTACAACAATGTACCTTATGAGTTCAAAGACAATGTCATGCTTGTGGATCCATTAGACTATCGTTTAGAGGTGGTAAATGCAGTTGCATCTGATTTAACTGGGCAGAAGTACGAGACGAGAATAGTTGAAAAAACGGATGCAGATGGTCACAAACAGACAGTAGTGGTAGCAGATGTACCAGCTAAAGAGAAGTCCTATGAGCATTTGTTGCTCAAGAAAGCAACGATGACCATCACTGTTCGTCTAAAGGAAGAATACCAAAATAAGAAAAATAAAGACTATCTGAAACTACTTCAAGACAGTCAAGGATTCGGTCTTGTGAACCAGGCTTCGATTCTTTGGAATGGCAGCAAGGATCCAGATGAAAAGGATCATTTGAAAGCAACGCCAGATGGTCGTGATACGGTTCGTCGTTCGAATGCAGTATATGTGAAACCTCCAGTGGAGACAGAAATTACAAAAGTTGTTAATAATAAAGAGCACGAGGATTTAGGGACTCCTGGAGAAGAATTTACCTATACAGTCAAAAGTCCATGGCCAGGAATTGCTGAGTCCTTTGAACTAAAAGATAAAGTCGTAGACGAGTTGGAAATTGTCCCAGATAGTGCAAGTGTGACCATTGCTGGTAAAGCTTATGAGAAACAAGGGCTTGTTGCTAAGGTCGAAGGCCAAACAGTCTCAGTGAAACTAGACAATAAGTCTATCAATACGATTACGCGTCTAGTGACTAGAAAATCCTCTGAATTGCCTGAAGTCACCTTAACCTTTAAGGCAAAGATTAAAGATAACGCAGACATCTCTAAATACAATGAAAATGGCGTTATCAAGGTACCGAATACGGCTAATGTTATCTTAAATGGGCACAATCCAATTACCTCAAATAAGGTGACGGTCACTCCACCTAAACCAACAGAACCATCAGTATCAAAACGTATTAACGATACCTTAACAGAGTTTACAACCTTTGATACTGTACCTTATACCTATACTGTTACCACCTCAATTCCAAATGATATGGAGCAGTATAAGAAATTTGTGATTAAGGATACATTGGATTCGAAACTTGAATTTAATGGAACACCTACCATCAAGGGAGATGCTGCCGACTTGTTTGACGTAGCAACAAACGGTCAAACTGTAACAGCAACTGTAAAAGCAGGTAAGTTTGCAGAGGTCGCTAAACTTTCATTGGTGGAGCTAGAGATTCCTGCCAAAATCAAATCAGGTGTGAGCGGCACAACGATTGAGAACAAAGCTCATCTTGACGTGACCAATAAACAAGGCGTTGAGAAAGAGTACGAAAGTAATCCAGCTACTGTCACGCCTCCACCTGTAACAAAGCGGATCAATGAAAAAGAAACTCATTTAGATATCGCGAACGAAACGGATTACAACTATAACATTAAGACAGTGCTTCCGACAGATATTACTTCTTATAAGAAATTTGTCATTTCGGATACTCTGAATGGTGAGTTGAAAGTGGTCAATACAGACAACAAAAAACCATTCATTAAAGGTGATGCTGCGAAGTTCTTTGACGTAAAAGTAGAAGGACAGACCATTACTGCAACCATGAAAGATTTCAAGGATGCAGCAGCTTTAGCCGCAAAAGAAGTTGAGTTAGTGATTCCTTCACAAATCAAGGCAGGTGTCGTAACCGCTAAAATTCCAAATACGGCTATGATTCAATTTACCAATAAGGTAGATGCTTCAGGTGAGAAAGAAACACCTCCTGTTACAGTCACTCCGCCAACGGATCCGACTCTTGACAAGAAGATTGAAGACAAATGGACAGAAGCAACTGTGGGAATCCAAGAAGCATATACCTACAGTATTACGAGCAAACTGCCAAATGATATTGAGCAATACAAATCCTATGCCATCACAGATACACTTGATTCCCGCTTAGAGTTCACTTCTACAGCACCTTCTATTGAAGGGGATGCCGCGAAGTTCTTTGACGTAAAAGTAGAAGGACAGACCGTTACTGCAACCATGAAGGATATGGCTAAAGCAGGGAAATTGGGCAATCAATCCGTGAAATTGGTGATTCCAGCAAAAATCAAGTCAGGTACAGCGATTGAAGGGATTCCAAATACAGCGAGACTTTCATATATCAATAAGCAAGATCAAGCAGGTGAGAAAGAAAGTCAACCTGTCACAGTTACACCACCTCCGATTGGTAAGAAAGTAAATGATAAAAATCATGCAGATTTAGGAAGTCTATCGGAACAATTTACCTATACAATCGATACGAAGGTGCCAAGTCTTGCTAACCAGTTTGAGATTACGGATACTCTTGTGAAAGAGCTAAACTTCGCAGGTGATGTAGTGGTGAAAGTCGGTGGTAAAGAAATCAAAGATGCCATGGTTCAAAAAGACGGACAAACGCTAACAGTCTCATTCAATAAAGATCAGGTTGAAGCTTATGCGAATCAGGCTGTGCAAGTTATCTTTGGAGCTAAGATTGCAAATGGTGTATCTGTAGAGGAATTAGTGAAGCGTTATCCGAATGAGCCAAAGGATAAAGCACTCGTTCCTAATACAGCAAGTTACCTAATCAACCATGATCCTAAAACCAAACAAGATACAGAGCCTGTAACGATCACACCCCCATCACCAAATTCTCCAGATATTGTGAAAAAGGTTAATGGAGAAAATGCCGCGACACTGGCAAAACGTGATGAGACATTTACCTATACAATTGAAACCTCTATGCCACTGAACGCGACTGCGTTTACTGTCACAGACCAACTAGAAGAGGTGCTTGAGTTTGTAGGTGAAAATGGAGATGTTCGTGTAACACTTGATGGCAAAGAGACAGATGCGACGATTTCAGTGAAGGGACAGAATCTCCAAGTTGATTTCCCTGAAAAGACTGTGAAAGAAAATAGCGGTAAGCCAATCGTCGTTACCTTTAAAGCTAAGATTAAGCAAGGGGCTAATCTATCTGCCTACGTTGTAGAAGGTAAAACCTCTATTCCAAATACAGCCAAGTATACGATTGACCATAATCCAAATACAAGTGAATCATCAAATGAAGTGCCAGTCACTCCACCAACTCCAGAACAACCAACAATTAAAAAGGATGTCAACGGAGAGGATTCAGCTACCCTAGCGACACGTGACGAGGTCTTCACTTACCATGTGAAAACAAGTGTTCCACTTGATGCGACAGAGTTTTCAGTAAAAGATACTCTTGTAGATGTACTTGAATTCGTAGGTGAGACTGCTCAAGTAACCCTTAATGGTCAAGCGCTTGAAACAAGTCAAATTAGTATCGATGGTCAAACCATCACTGCAAAACTAACAACTGAACAAGTTAAAGCAAGTGGTGGTCAGGAAGTCGTGCTAAGCTTCCAAGCGAAGATTAAGAATGGCGCCAACCTCTCAGATTATACAACTGAACAAGGTACAAGTGTACCGAATACTGCGTCTTATATCGCACAATTCCCACATCAACCAGAAGTTGTGAAGAACTCTAACGAAGTTCCAGTAACTCCACCAGCTCCAGAACAACCAACAATTAAAAAGGATGTCAATGGAGAGGCTTCTGCAACCCTCGCAAGTCGTGATGAAGTCTTTACTTACCATGTGAAAACAAGTGTTCCACTTGATGCGACAGAGTTTTCAGTAAAAGATACTCTTGTAGATGTTCTTGAATTTGCGGGAGAATCTGCTCAAGTAACCCTTAATGGGCAAGCACTTGATGCCAGTCAAATCACTGTAGCGGGTCAAACCATCACTGCGAAGCTAACAGCAGACCAAGTTAAAGCAAGTGGTGGTCAGGAAGTCGTGCTAAGCTTCCAAGCGAAGATTAAGGATGGTGCCAACCTCTCAGATTATACAACTGAAAAAGGTACAAGTGTGCCGAATACCGCTTCTTATATTGCACAATTCCCACATCAACCAGAAGTGGTGAAAAACTCAAATGAAGTTCCAGTTACACCACCAGCTCCAGAAGATCCAGCAATTGAAAAGGATGTCAACGGTGAGCTTTCTGCAACCCTCGCAAGTCGTGACGAAGTCTTTACTTACCACGTGAAAACAAGTGTTCCACTTGATGCGACAGAGTTTTCAGTAAAAGACACACTTGTCGATGTGCTTGAATTTGCGGGAGAATCTGCTCAAGCTAGTCTAACCCTCAATGGTCAGGCGCTTGATGTCAGTCAAATTAGTATCAATGGTCAAACTATCACTGCGAAGCTAACAACTGAACAAGTTAAAGCAAGCGGTGGTCAGGAAGTCGTGCTAAGCTTCCAAGCGAAGATTAAGGATGGTGCCAACCTCTCAGATTATACAACTGAACAAGGTACAAGTGTGCCGAATACCGCTTCTTATATTGCAAACTTCCCACATCAACCAGAAGTGGTGAAAAACTCAAATGAAGTCCCAGTCACTCCACCAGCTCCAGAAGAACCAACAATTAAAAAGGATGTCAATGGAGAGGCTTCTGCAACCCTCGCAAGTCGTGATGAAGTCTTTACTTACCACGTGAAAACAAGTGTTCCACTTGATGCGACTGAGTTTTCAGTAAAAGACACACTTGTCGATGTTCTTGAAGTAGTGGGAGATTCAGCTCAAGTAACCCTCAATGGTCAGGCGCTTGATGTCAGTCAAATTAGTATCAATGGTCAAACTATCACTGCGAAGCTAACAACTGAACAAGTTAAAGCAAGCGGTGGTCAGGAAGTCGTGCTAAGCTTCCAAGCGAAGATTAAGGATGGCGCAAATCTCACAGATTACACAACTGAAGAGAAAACAAGTGTTCCAAATACCGCTTCCTATACTGCGCATTTCCCACACCGCCCAAAAGTGGTAAAAGATTCAAATGAAGTTCCTGTTATTCCACCGACTCCAACAGAACCAGAGATTGATAAGAAAATCAATGAGACCTTGGAACATTTGGATATCGATCGAGAACAGACTTACATGTACAATGTGACTGCTGCTATTCCAAGTGATATTAAATTCTATAAAGAATTTATCGTATCAGATGAATTAGATGCTGCTTTAGAATTGGTCGGAACACCAGTCGCTTATGTTGACGGGTATGATGCTTCTGATGTTTTAGATGTTCATACAGAAGGAAATAAAGTAACCGTTTCTGTCAAAGATTTCAAACGCTTAGAAGGCTTTAAGAAAATTCAAGTCTATATCTTATCTAAGATTAAGGCCGATGCAGATTTAACATCCTATGCAGAGATGAAAGTTCCAAACATTGCTCATTTGGATTTTGTAAATAGTAATGGAATTGATGGCAAAAAACAAACAAAACCTGTAACGGTCACCCCACCACCTTCATCAGAAACTCCGCCACCACCAACACCAGGAGATCCTTACAAGACAGTCAGTCGTGTTGAAGGAGCAGAGCAGACAAGTCGCTTAGCATTAGGGCAAGCAACTGATTTGTTCCGATTTGATATTGTGACGACAGTCCCAGAAGATAAGGCAGATCAGAAAACAGAACTGACAAGTCTTATGATTACGGACACCTTGGATAGTCTTTTGAAGGTAGATGCGGTTGCTCTTAAAATTGATCAGCCTAAATTCACTCAAATCAAGCAATCTGTTCAAGAACAATTGGATGAAGTGAATAAAAAATTAGATCAGTTGAACGGTCAAGCGAATAATGTTGGAACGGTTGATGCTGCTCGAGAAGCCAAAGAAAAAGTCCAAGACTTGACAAAACAACTAGAAGTCGCCAAAGCGAATTTGGATAAATGGCTTGAAGCAAAAGCAGCTCAAACTGCAAACGCAGATAAGAAAGAGCAGGCTACTGATGCTTCAGAGACAAAAGACGAGAAGGTAGAAGATGCTGTTTCAGAACCGTCTACAGCTAAAGCAGTAGAGGATAAGGCAGACGCAGAGTCAGAAGATAAGGAACCAGAAGAGAAACCAACTTCTCCAGCTGCTAGCCAGCCTGCAGAGGAACCTATTTCTAAACCGAAACAGGAAGAAGATACAGAAGAAGCTAAGCTAAAAGCAGAAATTGCTAGCTTAGAAGAAGCGTTGAAAGCAGCTCAGGCAGAACTTGAAAAAGTAGAAGCTGAAGGTGATAATCGCACAGTCACTTCTGCAGCAGATAAAGTGAATCTCCAGAAAGAAGCAGAGAAGCTAACAGCAAAACTTGCGAAAATCGATAAGGCGATTGCACTATTGACGAATGTCAATGAAAAAGGTGAGCTCGATAAAGAACGCCTATCTAAGATTGCCAAGGTGACTGTCGATGGTCAATATGTGGAAGTAGATATTGAGAATGTAGATATTCTAGAAGTGTTACGCGGTAGCAACGTAAGACTGATTATCTATTCTTCTATCAAAGATCCATCTAGCTTAAGTGATTTGGTTTACGCAAACGGTATTGATAATACGGCTGATGTCATCTTTAACCATGATCCGAAGACTAAGAAACGGACAAATGTTGTCAAAGTGGTACCACCAAAACCATCAACCCCAACACCAAAACAACCACTACCAAAAGGTTCAATGCCATCAACTTCAACGCCAAGCAATCCAGTGCCGTCAGCACCAAGTTCGCAAAAGATTTTACCTCGGACAAATTCTACGGATACACATCGTTTAGAAATTATTCTTCTTGCGGTCGTTGACCTATTCATTGTAGTTCTGTTGCTTAGAAAAAAGAAATACAATTAA
- a CDS encoding G5 domain-containing protein, producing the protein MKKRKIAQMCGAVLMINSLGLATIGSSLIQPTTVFAQAEEPEPDEVIMSAAEKNAILKLQDALKQFEEDLNEGDQELIDISIDDSKEAYESAKRTVISEEGKAMLAPLIQRYEALKARAEQEKGAEEQPQEDPQEKPQDGSQVDPKDNSSEKPEEDPKIVPEEPKENPQEQPKEDPQVNPKDDSQDNPQVDPKDDSQDNPQVDPNENPQEQPQEEPKAEPKVEVKEEAVMSSIPYKSVREENPDLPKGMERIKTPGKEGVETITYQVTYTDGKVTSRTEVKREVTSPAVDEVIEVGTKEATATPVIEIKTETKTEAVAYTTVYEENPELPKGEKRVKTSGQNGVETITYSVIYVNGKETERTEVKREMTSPVVNEVIEVGTKEDAPTPPTDPTSPTPLAQTQVHPQVQPQTENKQLPATGESANTGLVSGLMVLGLALVSFIGIGKGKKYKK; encoded by the coding sequence ATGAAAAAGAGAAAAATAGCTCAAATGTGTGGAGCAGTCCTTATGATTAATAGCTTGGGACTTGCGACGATTGGTTCGTCCTTGATACAACCAACAACAGTCTTTGCTCAGGCTGAAGAACCAGAACCCGATGAAGTCATCATGAGCGCTGCTGAAAAGAATGCGATTCTTAAGCTGCAAGATGCCTTGAAACAATTTGAGGAGGATTTAAACGAAGGGGATCAGGAATTGATTGACATATCAATTGACGATTCAAAAGAAGCCTATGAGTCTGCAAAGCGTACCGTAATTAGTGAAGAAGGCAAAGCCATGTTAGCTCCATTGATTCAACGGTACGAAGCATTAAAAGCAAGAGCGGAACAGGAGAAAGGGGCGGAAGAACAACCCCAAGAAGATCCACAGGAAAAACCTCAAGACGGTTCTCAAGTTGATCCGAAAGACAATTCGAGTGAAAAACCTGAAGAAGATCCAAAGATAGTTCCAGAAGAACCAAAAGAAAATCCGCAGGAACAACCTAAGGAAGACCCACAAGTGAATCCGAAAGATGACTCACAAGACAATCCTCAAGTTGATCCGAAAGATGACTCACAAGACAATCCACAGGTAGATCCGAATGAGAACCCACAGGAACAGCCTCAAGAAGAACCCAAAGCTGAGCCGAAAGTCGAAGTGAAAGAAGAAGCAGTGATGTCTTCGATTCCTTATAAGAGTGTGAGAGAAGAAAATCCTGATTTACCAAAAGGCATGGAACGCATTAAAACCCCTGGTAAAGAAGGTGTTGAAACGATCACCTATCAAGTTACCTATACAGACGGAAAAGTGACCAGTCGTACAGAAGTAAAACGCGAAGTAACGAGCCCAGCGGTTGATGAAGTCATTGAAGTTGGCACGAAGGAAGCAACAGCAACTCCTGTCATCGAGATTAAAACGGAGACCAAAACAGAAGCCGTCGCTTATACGACTGTGTATGAAGAAAATCCTGAGTTACCAAAAGGTGAAAAACGCGTCAAAACATCAGGACAAAATGGCGTTGAAACGATCACCTATAGCGTTATTTACGTAAATGGTAAAGAAACCGAACGTACAGAAGTCAAACGTGAAATGACAAGCCCAGTAGTGAATGAAGTGATTGAAGTCGGAACAAAGGAAGACGCACCAACGCCACCAACAGATCCGACATCGCCAACACCTCTAGCACAGACCCAGGTGCACCCTCAAGTTCAACCTCAAACGGAGAATAAGCAGTTACCTGCAACAGGAGAAAGCGCTAATACGGGACTTGTTTCAGGATTAATGGTCTTGGGATTGGCACTTGTATCATTTATCGGTATTGGCAAGGGTAAAAAATACAAAAAATAA